A region from the Curtobacterium sp. MCBA15_012 genome encodes:
- a CDS encoding Fic family protein — MPDPTSTTPLTTTPVWPSHRTEERPWRSAVRGPRADRLLRSVRVSLPPPVAGAVWSPDDGTAVLLARAALALRALDDAPGTGPLQHVLARTEAVSSSRIEHEHATTEDIARALAGSRANAGATATVRAAEAIVGLVEAASGGTVDEPALLRAHHHLMRDDPLDGPDAGRYRDVQNWIGGGATPRTARYVPPPPEHVPALMADLFAFLRRDDLHPVAQAAIAHAQFESIHPFTDGNGRIGRALVAAVLRARGAARSAVVPLAVVLDAERDRYFAHLERYRQGAVDDWVRDLAIAVGAAADEALVTSLLLAEVGVDRAAGVCRSGVHAVLGRALEQDAVLTEDHAERLVRRAAGGTGPGVGRDVGAVVDRMTDDLCRAGVLRPVTTRRRNRAWVAPAVVAELDAFTERIRDGVDARARGSPAATSARDGAGTASVGGRSDPPNRVGR; from the coding sequence GTGCCCGACCCCACCAGCACGACCCCCCTGACGACCACGCCGGTGTGGCCGTCGCACCGCACCGAGGAACGCCCGTGGCGGAGCGCCGTGCGGGGCCCGCGCGCCGACCGGCTCCTGCGCTCGGTCCGGGTGTCGCTGCCGCCGCCCGTGGCCGGGGCGGTCTGGTCCCCCGACGACGGGACGGCGGTGCTGCTCGCGCGCGCGGCGCTCGCCCTCCGTGCGCTGGACGACGCGCCGGGCACCGGTCCCCTGCAGCACGTGCTCGCGCGCACCGAGGCGGTCTCCTCGTCGCGGATCGAGCACGAGCACGCCACGACCGAGGACATCGCCCGTGCCCTCGCCGGCTCGCGGGCGAACGCGGGTGCCACGGCGACCGTCCGCGCGGCCGAGGCGATCGTCGGTCTCGTCGAGGCGGCGTCGGGCGGGACCGTCGACGAGCCCGCGCTGCTGCGGGCACACCACCACCTCATGCGCGACGACCCGCTCGACGGGCCGGACGCCGGGCGGTACCGGGACGTGCAGAACTGGATCGGCGGCGGCGCCACCCCGCGGACGGCCCGGTACGTCCCACCGCCGCCGGAGCACGTCCCGGCGCTCATGGCCGACCTGTTCGCGTTCCTCCGGCGCGACGACCTGCACCCCGTCGCCCAGGCCGCGATCGCGCACGCGCAGTTCGAGTCGATCCACCCGTTCACCGACGGCAACGGCCGCATCGGTCGGGCACTGGTCGCCGCGGTCCTGCGCGCCCGCGGGGCCGCGCGGTCGGCCGTCGTCCCGCTCGCCGTCGTGCTCGACGCCGAACGCGACCGGTACTTCGCGCACCTCGAGCGGTACCGGCAGGGAGCGGTCGACGACTGGGTGCGGGACCTGGCGATCGCGGTGGGTGCCGCAGCCGACGAGGCCCTGGTCACCTCCCTGCTGCTCGCCGAGGTGGGGGTCGACCGTGCCGCGGGCGTCTGCCGGTCCGGGGTGCACGCGGTGCTGGGGCGGGCGCTCGAGCAGGACGCCGTGCTCACCGAGGACCACGCCGAGCGGCTCGTCCGCCGCGCCGCCGGTGGGACCGGTCCGGGGGTGGGCCGCGACGTCGGGGCCGTGGTCGACCGGATGACCGACGACCTCTGTCGAGCGGGCGTCCTGCGACCGGTCACCACGCGTCGGCGGAACCGGGCGTGGGTGGCGCCCGCGGTCGTCGCCGAGCTCGACGCGTTCACCGAGCGGATCCGGGACGGGGTCGACGCCCGGGCGCGCGGATCCCCTGCGGCGACGAGCGCTCGGGACGGAGCCGGCACCGCGTCGGT